One Vibrio sp. CDRSL-10 TSBA genomic region harbors:
- a CDS encoding DMT family transporter: MTWIFFTFLAAFMQSWRNAFQSRLSGDVKTAGVTLARFLWASPIAALYLLGLYQYQPDAALPTFNLSFTGFVIGASVMQIIATALMVKLFKFNNYAVGAGLAKSEALVAAILGMIFFGTHLSLLGWSGVVIGGVGVFMMSTQGGWRQLSVPTILLGLGSGSAFALTSLWIREASLALGLPFPYSAAWVLLSVISLQTLMLVVYLLVRDPATLKALWQRPKIVVATSVCSCIGSLGWFSAMSLEAVPYVKTLGQVEIFFTMLISVFWLRQKVRIKDGLGLILVALAAVLVMWT, encoded by the coding sequence ATGACATGGATTTTCTTTACTTTTCTCGCTGCTTTCATGCAATCCTGGCGTAATGCCTTTCAAAGCCGTCTTTCCGGCGATGTGAAAACTGCTGGTGTGACCCTGGCGCGTTTTCTGTGGGCAAGCCCGATCGCTGCGCTCTATCTGCTCGGACTGTATCAATACCAACCCGATGCAGCTCTGCCGACTTTTAATCTCAGCTTTACCGGCTTTGTGATCGGAGCGTCCGTGATGCAAATCATCGCCACGGCTTTGATGGTGAAACTGTTTAAATTCAATAACTATGCAGTGGGGGCCGGACTTGCCAAAAGTGAAGCCTTGGTGGCCGCCATTCTGGGGATGATTTTCTTTGGCACCCACCTGAGCCTGCTCGGATGGAGCGGGGTAGTGATTGGTGGTGTCGGAGTGTTCATGATGAGTACTCAGGGCGGCTGGCGTCAGTTGTCGGTACCGACTATTTTACTTGGCCTCGGCAGCGGCAGCGCTTTTGCGTTAACGTCATTGTGGATTCGTGAAGCCAGTCTTGCACTCGGGTTACCTTTCCCGTACAGCGCTGCCTGGGTGTTGCTGTCGGTCATATCGCTCCAGACTCTGATGCTGGTGGTGTATCTGCTGGTGCGCGATCCGGCGACGCTCAAAGCTCTGTGGCAGCGGCCTAAAATTGTCGTGGCGACCAGTGTGTGCAGCTGTATCGGTTCGCTCGGCTGGTTTAGTGCGATGTCGCTGGAAGCGGTACCGTATGTGAAAACGCTGGGCCAGGTGGAGATCTTTTTCACCATGCTGATCTCTGTATTCTGGTTACGACAGAAAGTACGCATTAAAGACGGGCTGGGACTGATTTTAGTGGCCCTGGCTGCAGTATTAGTGATGTGGACCTGA
- a CDS encoding YchE family NAAT transporter has translation MQFEFAIFLQFFLGLVAAVNPVGIMPVFVSLTGHMTPEEKNKTAATANTAVAVILIIALLGGQMLLDMFSISLDSFRVAGGLLLLSIAFSMMSGKLGEDKQNKQEKTEYISREQIGVVPLAMPLMAGPGAISSTIVYGSRYPAMMDTLGIVVTIILFCVASWVLFRSAPYIVRLLGQTGINVITRIMGLILGALGIEFIANGLRSLFPGLA, from the coding sequence ATGCAATTTGAGTTCGCTATTTTTCTGCAGTTTTTTCTCGGCCTTGTGGCCGCCGTTAACCCGGTCGGTATCATGCCTGTGTTTGTGTCGCTGACCGGCCACATGACACCGGAAGAAAAGAATAAAACCGCAGCCACTGCCAATACAGCCGTTGCGGTCATTTTGATCATTGCATTGCTTGGTGGTCAGATGCTGCTGGATATGTTCAGCATTTCACTCGACTCTTTCCGCGTGGCAGGTGGTTTACTGCTGCTGAGCATCGCATTTTCGATGATGAGCGGTAAACTGGGTGAAGATAAGCAGAATAAACAGGAAAAGACCGAATACATCAGCCGTGAGCAGATAGGTGTGGTTCCTCTGGCCATGCCGCTGATGGCAGGTCCGGGTGCGATCAGTTCGACGATTGTTTATGGTTCGCGTTATCCGGCGATGATGGATACCTTAGGTATCGTCGTTACCATTATTTTGTTTTGCGTGGCATCATGGGTTCTGTTCCGCTCCGCACCTTATATCGTGCGCTTATTAGGCCAGACCGGGATCAACGTCATCACTCGTATCATGGGCCTGATTCTGGGCGCATTGGGGATTGAATTTATCGCCAACGGATTACGCAGCCTGTTTCCGGGACTGGCGTAA
- a CDS encoding ion transporter produces MTDNTFKHQLYVVIFGTHTRGGRIFDIALIIAILTSILALILESIPEVAAVWKQEIRIIEYVFTALFTIEYLLRLYCSPQPKAYAKSFYGVIDLVSILPTYFSLLFPSATFMGAIRLLRVMRIFRIFKLVRYLQDSNILMRSMLGARRKVLIFFSTVAVLVTIFGSIVYVIEGPENGFTSIPQSIYWAIVTITTVGYGDVAPQTPLGKAVAALTMLLGYSILAVPTGIITAELNQEMNSHRELVKCPNCSHAGHDPDAMYCKHCGSELADPDKRVVPTRLPPKVTAGSEQKNVQPPDD; encoded by the coding sequence ATGACGGACAATACCTTTAAACACCAGCTTTACGTCGTTATCTTCGGTACTCACACCCGCGGCGGGCGTATTTTTGACATCGCATTGATTATTGCGATTCTGACCTCCATTCTGGCGCTGATACTCGAATCCATCCCCGAGGTGGCCGCCGTCTGGAAGCAGGAAATCCGCATCATCGAATACGTCTTCACTGCATTATTTACCATCGAATATCTGCTCAGACTGTATTGTTCCCCTCAGCCCAAAGCCTACGCAAAAAGTTTTTACGGCGTCATCGACCTGGTGTCTATCCTGCCGACTTACTTCAGCCTGCTGTTTCCTTCCGCCACCTTTATGGGCGCAATCCGCTTATTACGTGTAATGCGTATTTTTCGGATCTTTAAACTGGTGCGCTATCTGCAAGACTCCAACATTCTGATGCGCTCCATGCTGGGAGCCCGACGTAAGGTTCTGATCTTTTTCAGTACTGTGGCGGTTTTGGTCACCATTTTTGGATCTATCGTGTACGTAATTGAAGGACCGGAAAACGGCTTTACCAGTATCCCGCAGAGCATCTATTGGGCGATAGTCACCATTACCACCGTCGGCTATGGCGATGTCGCACCACAAACTCCGCTCGGAAAAGCAGTGGCCGCTCTGACCATGCTGCTCGGTTATTCGATCCTCGCGGTACCAACCGGCATTATTACCGCAGAGCTCAATCAGGAAATGAACTCACATCGTGAACTGGTGAAGTGCCCCAACTGCTCCCATGCAGGCCATGATCCGGATGCCATGTACTGTAAACATTGTGGCAGTGAACTGGCTGACCCGGATAAACGTGTGGTACCAACCAGGCTGCCACCAAAAGTTACCGCAGGCTCAGAGCAAAAAAACGTGCAGCCACCCGATGACTAA